From a region of the Fischerella sp. JS2 genome:
- a CDS encoding DUF3143 domain-containing protein translates to MSLPPSDTPLYNHPLPQIEQWLREQGCEQDEIQLHCWRVQRPSWQAELWLDIEQIVVRYLNVGDNGQDIQRAFKYSLSRRDVEQAVFSGP, encoded by the coding sequence ATGTCTCTTCCCCCGTCTGACACACCACTATATAACCACCCTCTTCCCCAAATTGAGCAGTGGTTAAGAGAACAAGGTTGTGAACAAGATGAAATACAGCTACATTGCTGGCGCGTACAGCGTCCTAGTTGGCAAGCAGAACTTTGGCTAGACATTGAGCAAATTGTAGTCCGATATCTCAATGTTGGAGACAATGGACAAGATATCCAACGCGCCTTCAAATATTCCTTGAGTCGGCGAGATGTAGAACAGGCTGTGTTTTCCGGACCATAG
- a CDS encoding J domain-containing protein produces MSQSSENTYYILLGLHPSASPIEIRRAYRELSKRYHPDTTSLPTVVATAKFQQLNEAYATLSNPERRLSYDLKIGYSRFGVIQAPPDLNRPVSRSYDWSKSAYLDASDRPLSSGEIFALFILGLTFLGCLLLAIAIGLTRGEAAFQPVGLILQLFIFNF; encoded by the coding sequence ATGTCACAAAGCAGCGAGAACACGTACTATATTCTGCTAGGATTGCATCCGAGTGCATCGCCAATTGAGATCCGTCGTGCTTATCGGGAATTGAGCAAACGCTATCATCCTGATACTACAAGCTTACCCACAGTTGTCGCTACTGCCAAATTTCAGCAACTCAATGAAGCCTACGCTACCTTAAGTAACCCAGAACGACGGTTAAGTTATGACCTGAAAATTGGTTATTCTCGGTTTGGAGTAATTCAAGCACCACCCGATTTAAATCGTCCCGTTTCCCGTTCCTACGACTGGTCTAAATCAGCTTATCTTGATGCTAGCGATCGCCCCCTCTCATCGGGTGAAATCTTTGCTTTATTTATCCTGGGTTTAACATTTTTAGGTTGCTTACTGTTAGCGATCGCCATTGGCTTAACTCGTGGTGAGGCCGCTTTCCAACCTGTAGGATTGATTTTACAACTCTTTATTTTTAATTTTTAA
- the cdaA gene encoding diadenylate cyclase CdaA, whose translation MGDWWKQWLINQGWSQPLLLETLDIVLVLALTYMILIIISERRTLWMVRGFIILMLASAISGKLQLQLLNFVLEKLVIGCAVAMAVALQSEFRRFLEQLGRGEFWQLFQPSRLAVPKSDSVIDEIVEAVRELSKNRIGALLILETTGPIDERDFSVPGVKLNAEVSKELIQTIFQPKTLLHDGATLIRGSRIVASGIILPLSGRTASRQLGTRHRAAMGITERVENCICVVVSEETGSISLAEKGTLNRPLTITKLKESLEARFSPTVDREAVAPGLISLGRQIRSQALALVSRLLGLPSTASRDKK comes from the coding sequence ACGTACATGATACTAATTATTATTAGTGAGCGCCGGACACTGTGGATGGTGCGAGGTTTTATTATTCTGATGCTGGCATCAGCCATCAGTGGGAAGTTACAGCTACAATTGCTAAATTTTGTACTAGAAAAGTTAGTGATTGGTTGTGCTGTCGCAATGGCAGTTGCTCTCCAATCCGAGTTTCGGCGATTTTTGGAACAATTAGGACGTGGCGAATTCTGGCAATTATTTCAACCGTCCCGTCTAGCAGTTCCTAAATCTGATAGTGTAATTGATGAAATAGTCGAAGCAGTCAGAGAACTGTCGAAAAATCGGATAGGTGCGCTACTAATTTTGGAAACGACTGGCCCTATTGATGAACGGGATTTTTCTGTACCAGGAGTAAAACTGAACGCTGAAGTGTCCAAAGAGCTAATACAAACAATTTTTCAACCGAAAACTCTCTTACACGATGGTGCTACATTGATACGAGGTTCTCGGATCGTGGCATCGGGTATAATTTTACCGCTTTCGGGACGTACAGCTTCGCGCCAGTTGGGAACACGCCACCGGGCGGCGATGGGAATAACTGAGCGGGTCGAGAATTGCATTTGTGTCGTGGTATCTGAAGAAACAGGTTCTATTTCTTTAGCGGAAAAGGGAACTCTAAATAGACCACTGACGATTACGAAGCTGAAAGAGTCTTTAGAAGCGAGATTTTCCCCAACTGTAGATCGGGAGGCTGTTGCTCCTGGTTTGATCAGTTTGGGTCGTCAGATTCGTAGTCAGGCCTTAGCATTGGTTTCACGTTTACTCGGATTACCATCGACCGCATCGCGAGACAAAAAATGA
- a CDS encoding J domain-containing protein: protein MQNLRNFRDYYEVLGVSKDATNEDIKKNYRRLARQYHPDLNPGNKAAEEKFKDIGEAYEILSDPTKRAQYDQFSRYWKQKGFDKQAQKKPWGADSRSNGRSTQDVNPGNYSDFTTFINEVIGVKTGRNATSTTANTTNTDPFRTPRTKVAYTPNQRPTRRDIEARLSLPLEKAYHGGLERIRLEDGRSLEVEMPAGMVTGQTIRLRNQGINGGDLYLKITVEPHPLFKIEGTDIHCQIPITPSEAVLGGQVEAPTLDGLVKMSIPPGVRSGQRLRLAGKGYPTDKGKRGDQLVEIQIVTPKNISQEERQLYEKIRQIENFKPRADLFS, encoded by the coding sequence ATGCAGAATTTGCGGAATTTTCGCGATTATTACGAAGTTTTGGGAGTATCTAAAGATGCCACCAATGAAGATATTAAAAAAAATTATCGGCGTTTAGCTAGGCAGTATCATCCTGATCTCAATCCAGGTAACAAAGCAGCAGAGGAAAAATTTAAGGATATCGGTGAAGCTTATGAAATTCTCTCCGATCCCACAAAGCGGGCCCAATATGACCAATTCAGTCGCTACTGGAAGCAAAAAGGCTTTGATAAACAAGCACAGAAAAAACCTTGGGGCGCGGATAGCCGTAGCAATGGTCGCAGTACTCAAGATGTCAACCCTGGTAATTATTCAGATTTTACAACCTTTATTAATGAAGTCATTGGTGTAAAAACTGGTCGAAACGCCACATCTACAACTGCCAATACTACCAACACCGATCCATTTCGTACCCCAAGAACAAAAGTTGCATATACTCCAAATCAACGCCCTACCCGGCGAGATATCGAAGCAAGATTATCTCTACCCCTAGAAAAAGCTTATCACGGTGGTTTGGAAAGAATTCGCTTAGAGGATGGGCGATCGCTAGAAGTAGAAATGCCCGCAGGGATGGTAACAGGTCAAACGATTCGTCTCCGTAATCAAGGTATTAATGGTGGCGATTTATACTTAAAAATTACAGTCGAACCTCATCCTCTTTTTAAAATAGAAGGTACAGATATTCACTGTCAAATCCCTATTACTCCCAGCGAAGCTGTATTAGGAGGTCAAGTCGAAGCACCTACGCTTGATGGTTTGGTGAAAATGTCAATCCCTCCCGGAGTTAGATCTGGACAAAGATTACGTCTAGCTGGTAAGGGTTATCCCACTGACAAAGGTAAACGCGGCGACCAATTAGTAGAAATTCAGATAGTTACTCCTAAAAATATTAGCCAAGAAGAACGGCAATTATACGAGAAAATACGGCAGATTGAAAATTTTAAACCCCGCGCTGATTTATTTTCATAA
- a CDS encoding isoprenyl transferase, translating into MTAQQTELQYLPPDLKQELLPKHVAVIMDGNGRWAKHQGLPRIMGHKAGVDALKDLLRCCKDWGIEALTAYAFSTENWGRPHEEVDFLMTLFQRVLRQELREMVEENVQIRFVGNLSSLPRSLQAEISRSMEETKDNRGIKFTIATNYGGRQEIIQACRAIAQKVQQGLLQPDEIDEATFERHLYTIGICDPDLLIRTSGEMRVSNFLLWQIAYSEIYITDTLWPDFDRHEFHRALCAYQQRERRFGKV; encoded by the coding sequence ATGACAGCACAACAAACTGAACTGCAATACCTGCCTCCTGACTTAAAACAAGAACTGCTGCCCAAGCACGTTGCAGTGATTATGGATGGCAATGGTCGATGGGCAAAGCATCAAGGGCTACCCAGAATTATGGGTCATAAAGCTGGTGTTGATGCCTTAAAAGATTTACTCCGTTGTTGTAAAGATTGGGGGATTGAGGCCCTGACAGCTTATGCGTTTTCCACGGAAAACTGGGGAAGACCACACGAAGAAGTAGATTTTTTGATGACTCTATTTCAGCGAGTTTTGCGTCAAGAACTGCGGGAAATGGTGGAAGAGAATGTGCAAATTCGGTTTGTAGGTAACTTGAGTAGCTTACCGCGATCGCTACAAGCAGAAATTAGCCGTTCGATGGAAGAAACGAAAGATAATCGTGGGATCAAGTTTACGATCGCGACCAATTATGGCGGCAGACAAGAAATTATTCAAGCTTGTCGAGCGATCGCCCAAAAAGTCCAACAAGGTCTACTCCAGCCAGATGAAATTGATGAAGCAACATTTGAACGTCATCTTTACACCATCGGTATTTGTGACCCTGATTTATTAATTCGCACCAGTGGAGAAATGCGAGTTTCAAATTTTCTTCTCTGGCAAATAGCCTATTCAGAAATATATATAACTGATACTCTCTGGCCTGATTTTGATCGCCATGAATTCCACCGCGCTTTGTGTGCGTATCAGCAACGGGAAAGGCGGTTTGGGAAGGTATGA